A single Anopheles arabiensis isolate DONGOLA chromosome 2, AaraD3, whole genome shotgun sequence DNA region contains:
- the LOC120896647 gene encoding neurofibromin isoform X3 has product MATQKPGEWANSLLARFEEQLPYRTGPHGTQARLSIDETMNCLIQISRYRFSLVISGLTKMLQRVNEIFQPPACRGHEPERCCYDSLIIILETLERCLSGQSKDTARFEEAMNVKLLLREICQFIDIQNENNQNATSLKALASKVLFALSQNHFGAVFNRISARLQELSTCAEENPDYSDIELIQHIDLDVHRLTKLLTETIQKFKSLKKSAHMILLSSLERALWNWIEFHPKEFEDLQRNPNDELSKCCETFFDILDSYSENKKARAAVWPLQIMLLILSPKVLEEIVNADSGAPCSPRHLKKKHFMEGIKKGLGAHASSKQSTESAAIACVKLCKASTYININDSNNVTFQLVQSVINDLKALLFNPAKPFSRGQGFNFQDIDLMIDCWVSCFRIKPHNNEALKVCLSLNSPPAYHFVIVSSLLKIVTQARLPWWPQIDLVYARSGELRGLFTDTLNKATQGYIAHTPLRMITSLTLKSKDAQSRLTRPDEGPAHKALLLLMVRLIHADPMLLLNSLGKAGHEVQSSTLELINGLVSLVHQPTMPDVAQEAMEALLALHSPDKIEVWNPEAPINTFWDVSSQVLFSISQKLIQHQIANYTDVLKWLREILICRNTFLQRHKDYANVGSQIAICRQAHIKLEVVFFMYLWSVDLDAVMVSLSCFGLLCEEAEIRSGSDELTVGFILPNYHLYQELSHTSATLTSPQNAESRYSFFEHLHGRVTLQRNIMSLLRKIEHCVNGVQPAWEETFRNWEVTSKLLQSYPKGKPEEGQAEVFHRSMGKRRASHQSSEHDLEEQITEWANMTWFLLALGGVCLQKPRNQRQATQGYNLPIGTAGPSLMQSTTSLSSSSSGRGSMHPIMGSLVSSIGPGSSQEVQYCPVTQFIGQLLRLLVCNNEKFGPQIQKHVKELVGQEMSAQLYPILFDQIRSIVEKFFDQQGQVVVTDINTQFIEHTIYIMKSVLDGRQSKDQNDQPANAEHLGVTSIENLMLAIVRYVRHLDMTVHAIHIKTKLCQLVEVMMKRRDDLAFRQEMKFRNKLVEYLTDWVMGTSHQIAPPGSGDVTIITRDLDQACMEAVAALLRGLPLQPEESDRGDLMDAKSALFLKYFTLFMNLLNDCVDGSEADKDTNNPPLLPPRPRVAAGKLTALRNATIQAMSNLLSANIDSGLMHSIDLSYNPDLQTRAAFMEVLTQILQQGTEFDTLAESVMADRFEQLVQLVTMISDKGELPIAMALASVVTTSQMDELARVLVTLFDAKHLLSPLLWNMFYREVEVSDCMQTLFRGNSLGSKIMAFCFKIYGASYLQGLLEPLIRPLLGDEPTSSFEVDPARLEPTEDIEVNRKNLIALTQKVFDAIVNSADRFPPQLRSMCHCLYQVLSKRFPNLLQNNIGAVGTVIFLRFINPAIVSPQELGIVGKQVPTQIKRGLMLMSKILQNIANHVEFSKEQHMLCFNDFLRAHFEAGRRFFIQIASDCETVDQTSHSMSFISDANVLALHRLLWSHQERIGDYLSSSRDHKAVGRRPFDKMATLLAYLGPPEHKPVDSHLLFSSYARWSSIDMSSTNFEEIMVKHQMHEKEEFKTLKSMNIFYQAGTSKAGNPVFYYIARRYKIGETNGDLLIYHVILTLKPFCHSPFEVVIDFTHTCSDNRFRTEFLQKWFYVLPEVAYENLYAAYIYNCNSWVREYTKFHDRILAPLKGCRKLIFLDSPAKLNDVIDPEQQKLPGATLSLDEDLKVFNNALKLSHKDTKVAIKVGPTALQITSAEKTKVLAHSVLLNDVYYASEIEEVCLVDDNQFTLSIANESSQLSFIHNDCDNIVQAIIHIRNRWELSQPDSVTVHQKIRPKDVPGTLLNMALLNLGSSDPNLRTAAYNQLCALTATFDLKIEGQLLETQGLCIPSNNTIFIKSVSETLATNEPHLTLEFLEECIQGFQRSTIELKHLCLEYMTPWLANLVRFCKPSDEGKRQKQVAQILEKLINLTIEQKEMYPSIQAKIWGSIGQIPELIDMVLDNFIHKSVSSGLGSPQVEIMADTAVALASANVQLVAKKVIGRLCRVMDKTCHSPTQYLEQHMMWDDIAILARYLLMLSFNNCLDVARHLPYLFHTVTFLVCTGSLSMRASTHGLVINIIHSLCTCTKPSFSEETQRMLRLSLDEFSLPKFYLLFGISKVKSAAVTAFRSSCRHPNDRWLGNERVSQAPPADRERLALPSLEVITEALLEIMEACMRDIPDCDWLQTWTSLAKSFAFCFNPALQPRALIVFGCISKSVTDQDVKQLLRILVKALESFNDIILLEALVMCLTRLQPLLRPESPIHRALFWVAVSVLQLDESTLYAAGLALLEQNLHTLNSQQLFDNQNIADVMMATREPLEWHFKQLDHAVGLSFKSNFHFALVGHLLKGFRHPTPTTVSRTSRVLTMLLGIVAKPHRRDKFEVTPDSVAYLTALVCFSEEVRSRCHVKHTVPRWPVESGGSGDSASGSSSDPSAPNSAGGGPLTGGSGPGGSSGSGGHSVRRQKSWDMLDQSAIQYARQSHKVQQHQEPVVIRGKSWRSLDSAHNPHLGMISHSSFVTHGINTTTNNINNMITMINMNSNTSNSITPGMPNLNNNNNNSSILTNIISSNNNNNTTNTISTAGSFASAVATNANTVAGPLGVGAYQSQRNDFRNRRSSSEPVNHGQMVLMNPNIAKLIALNQGHTPTYGYGGGGGVGAHQQPSQVAIAAAVTAAAAAAATAGAAAATGTQLPRPTSPLPPAVPTVPVTTDEEGSEQARDATKQGTNKDESENFIVDCLQDISSIKIARMLFKTHRSFSVPTTKERLGKSTRIDNRQKERGSRSSVSNESNVLLDPEVLPDSSTQALVLTVLATLVKYTTDEAETRVLYQYLAEGSIVFPKVFPVIHSLLDQKVNNVLSVSNDQIVLASVQSIIQNMLASEDASQQPLHFLQSCGFGGLWRFAGPFTKYNMMVESSELFVNFLEAMVETCLPVEESTPMPPSPRPYNLSSSLSSLTLGSPTDKAFSSESLDHDGFSGSVSSLRRASCSKARTGSKHRFIDSPTHNI; this is encoded by the exons ATGGCTACACAGAAACCGGGCGAGTGGGCCAACTCACTGTTGGCCCGGTTCGAGGAGCAG CTCCCTTACCGCACCGGTCCCCATGGCACACAGGCGCGGCTCAGCATTGACGAAACGATGAACTGCTTGATACAGATATCGCGCTACCGCTTTTCGCTCGTCATTTCCGGCCTGACGAAAATGTTGCAGCGTGTGAACGAGATT TTTCAACCGCCTGCCTGCCGGGGTCACGAGCCGGAACGGTGCTGCTATGATTCGTTGATCATCATCCTAGAGACGCTCGAACGGTGCCTGTCCGGGCAGTCGAAAGATACGGCACGTTTCGAGGAAGCGATGAATGTGAAGCTGCTCCTCAGGGAAATTTGCCAATTTATTG ATATACagaatgaaaacaatcaaaatgcCACCTCGCTGAAGGCGCTCGCCTCGAAGGTGCTGTTCGCACTGTCCCAGAACCACTTTGGGGCCGTGTTTAACCGCATCTCGGCCCGCCTGCAGGAGCTGAGCACGTGCGCGGAGGAGAATCCCGACTACAGCGACATCGAGCTGATCCAGCACATCGATCTGGACGTGCACCGGCTGACGAAGCTGCTGACGGAGACGATACAGAAGTTTAAGTCGCTGAAAAAGTCCGCCCACATGATCCTGCTCAGCTCGCTGGAGCGCGCGCTCTGGAACTGGATCGAGTTTCACCCGAAGGAGTTCGAGGACCTGCAGCGCAACCCGAACGACGAGCTGAGCAAATGCTGCGAAACGTTCTTCGACATACTGGACTCGTACTCGGAGAACAAGAAGGCCCGGGCCGCCGTGTGGCCGCTGCAGATCATGCTGCTGATACTGAGCCCGAAGGTGCTGGAGGAGATTGTGAACGCCGACTCGGGTGCGCCGTGCTCGCCGCGCCACCTGAAGAAGAAACACTTCATGGAGGGCATCAAGAAGGGGCTGGGGGCGCACGCGTCCTCCAAGCAGTCGACCGAATCGGCCGCCATCGCGTGCGTGAAGCTGTGCAAAGCGTCCACGTACATCAACATCAACGACTCGAACAACGTGACGTTCCAGCTGGTGCAGAGCGTGATAAACGATCTGAAGGCGCTGCTGTTCAACCCGGCGAAACCGTTCTCGCGCGGCCAGGGCTTCAACTTTCAGGACATTGATCTGATGATCGACTGCTGGGTGTCCTGCTTTCGCATCAAGCCGCACAACAACGAGGCGCTGAAGGTGTGCCTGAGTCTCAACTCGCCGCCGGCCTACCACTTTGTCATCGTCAGCTCGCTGCTGAAGATCGTCACCCAGGCGCGGCTACCCTGGTGGCCCCAGATCGACCTGGTGTACGCACGGTCCGGCGAGCTGCGAGGCCTCTTCACCGACACGCTGAACAAAGCGACCCAGGGCTACATCGCCCACACGCCGCTGCGCATGATCACCTCGCTGACGCTCAAATCGAAGGACGCCCAGAGCCGGCTGACCCGCCCAGACGAGGGGCCAGCGCACaaggcgctgctgctgctgatggtgcggCTCATCCATGCCGatccgatgctgctgctgaacagcCTCGGCAAGGCGGGGCACGAGGTGCAAAGCTCGACGCTCGAGCTGATCAACGGGCTTGTCTCGCTCGTGCACCAGCCCACGATGCCGGACGTGGCGCAGGAAGCGATGGAAGCGCTGCTCGCCCTGCACTCGCCCGACAAGATCGAGGTGTGGAATCCCGAGGCGCCGATCAACACGTTCTGGGACGTGAGCTCGCAGGTACTGTTTTCGATCTCGCAAAAGCTGATCCAGCACCAGATCGCCAACTACACGGACGTGCTCAAGTGGCTGCGCGAGATACTGATCTGCCGTAACACGTTCCTGCAGCGGCACAAGGATTACGCGAACGTTGGCAGCCAGATCGCGATCTGCCGCCAGGCGCACATCAAGCTCGAGGTGGTCTTCTTCATGTACCTGTGGTCGGTCGATCTGGACGCGGTCATGGTATCGCTGTCGTGCTTCGGGCTGCTGTGCGAGGAGGCGGAAATACGGTCCGGCTCGGACGAGCTTACCGTGGGCTTCATTCTACCGAACTATCACCTCTACCAGGAGCTGTCGCACACCTCGGCTACGCTAACGTCGCCCCAGAATGCGGAATCGCGGTACAGCTTCTTCGAGCATCTGCACGGGCGTGTGACGCTGCAGCGCAACATCATGTCGCTGCTGCGCAAGATCGAACACTGCGTGAACGGCGTGCAGCCGGCGTGGGAGGAAACGTTCCGCAACTGGGAGGTAACGAGCAAGCTGCTCCAGAGCTACCCGAAAGGGAAGCCGGAGGAAGGGCAGGCGGAGGTGTTTCACCGGAGCATGGGCAAACGGCGCGCGAGCCACCAGAGCTCGGAGCACGATCTCGAGGAGCAAATCACCGAGTGGGCCAACATGACCTGGTTCCTGCTGGCGCTCGGCGGTGTCTGCCTGCAGAAGCCTCGCAACCAGAGACAGGCGACGCAAGGCTACAATCTGCCGATCGGAACGGCCGGACCGTCCCTGATGCAATCCACCACTTCGCTGTCCAGCTCGAGCTCGGGGCGCGGCTCGATGCATCCGATCATGGGGTCGCTGGTATCGTCGATCGGGCCGGGCAGCAGCCAGGAGGTGCAGTACTGCCCGGTGACCCAGTTCATTGGCCAGCTGTTGCGGCTGCTCGTGTGCAACAACGAAAAGTTCGGCCCGCAGATACAGAAGCACGTGAAGGAGCTGGTCGGGCAGGAAATGTCGGCCCAGCTGTATCCCATCCTGTTCGACCAGATACGCTCGATCGTGGAAAAGTTCTTCGACCAGCAGGGCCAGGTGGTCGTCACGGACATCAACACGCAGTTCATCGAGCACACGATCTACATCATGAAGTCGGTGCTGGACGGGCGGCAAAGCAAGGACCAGAATGACCAGCCGGCGAACGCGGAGCATCTCGGCGTGACGAGCATCGAGAATCTCATGCTAGCGATCGTGCGGTACGTGCGCCACCTGGACATGACCGTGCACGCGATCCACATCAAGACCAAGCTCTGCCAGCTGGTGGAGGTGATGATGAAGCGGCGGGACGATCTCGCCTTCCGGCAGGAGATGAAGTTCCGCAACAAGCTGGTGGAGTATCTGACCGACTGGGTGATGGGCACGTCGCACCAGATCGCGCCGCCGGGCTCGGGTGACGTGACGATAATTACGCGCGATCTCGACCAGGCGTGCATGGAGGCGGTGGCGGCCCTGTTGCGCGGTTTGCCCCTCCAGCCGGAGGAATCGGACCGCGGCGATCTGATGGACGCGAAGAGCGCACTGTTTCTGAAGTACTTCACGCTGTTCATGAACCTGCTGAACGACTGCGTGGACGGTTCGGAAGCGGACAAAGACACGAACAATCCGCCGCTGTTGCCGCCCCGGCCGAGGGTAGCGGCCGGGAAGCTGACCGCCCTGCGCAACGCCACCATCCAGGCAATGTCCAACCTGCTGAGCGCGAACATCGACTCGGGCCTGATGCATTCGATCGATCTGAGCTACAACCCCGACCTGCAGACCCGGGCAGCGTTCATGGAGGTGCTGACGCAGATCCTGCAGCAGGGCACCGAGTTCGATACGCTCGCCGAGTCCGTGATGGCCGACCGGTTCGAGCAGCTGGTGCAGCTCGTGACGATGATCAGCGACAAGGGCGAGCTGCCGATCGCGATGGCCCTTGCCTCCGTGGTGACCACCTCCCAGATGGACGAGCTGGCCCGCGTGCTGGTGACACTGTTCGACGCGAAGCATCTGCTCTCTCCGCTGCTGTGGAACATGTTCTACCGCGAGGTAGAAGTGTCCGACTGCATGCAGACGCTGTTCCGGGGGAACTCGCTCGGCAGCAAGATAATGGCGTTCTGCTTCAAGATTTACGGCGCGAGCTATCTGCAGGGGCTGCTCGAGCCGCTGATTCGCCCACTGCTGGGCGACGAACCGACCAGCAGCTTCGAGGTGGACCCGGCCCGGCTCGAACCGACCGAGGACATTGAGGTGAACCGGAAAAACCTGATCGCCCTCACGCAGAAGGTGTTCGACGCGATCGTCAACTCGGCGGACCGGTTCCCGCCCCAGCTCCGCTCGATGTGCCACTGTCTGTACCAGGTGCTGAGCAAGCGGTTCCCGAACCTGCTGCAGAACAACATCGGCGCGGTCGGGACGGTGATCTTTCTGCGCTTCATCAACCCGGCGATCGTGTCGCCCCAGGAGCTGGGCATCGTCGGCAAGCAGGTGCCGACGCAGATCAAGCGCGGCCTGATGCTGATGTCGAAAATACTGCAAAACATCGCCAACCACGTGGAGTTCTCGAAGGAGCAGCACATGCTGTGCTTTAACGATTTTCTGCGCGCCCACTTCGAGGCGGGCCGGCGCTTCTTCATACAGATCGCTTCCGACTGCGAGACGGTCGATCAGACGTCGCACAGCATGAGCTTCATCTCGGACGCGAACGTGCTGGCGCTGCACCGGTTGCTGTGGTCGCACCAGGAGCGCATCGGCGACTACCTGTCCAGCAGCCGGGACCACAAGGCGGTCGGACGGCGCCCGTTCGACAAGATGGCCACGCTGCTCGCGTACCTCGGGCCGCCCGAGCACAAGCCGGTCGACTCGCATCTGCTCTTCTCGTCCTACGCCCGCTGGAGCTCGATCGACATGTCGTCGACCAACTTCGAGGAGATCATGGTGAAGCACCAGATGCACGAGAAGGAGGAGTTCAAGACGCTGAAATCGATGAACATCTTCTACCAGGCCGGCACGAGCAAGGCGGGCAATCCGGTGTTCTACTACATCGCGCGCCGCTACAAGATTGGCGAAACGAACGGCGACCTGCTGATCTACCACGTGATCCTAACGCTCAAACCGTTCTGCCACTCGCCGTTCGAGGTGGTGATCGACTTCACGCACACCTGCTCGGACAACCGCTTCCGGACGGAGTTTCTGCAGAAGTGGTTCTACGTGCTGCCGGAGGTCGCGTACGAGAATCTGTACGCCGCGTACATCTACAACTGCAACTCGTGGGTGCGCGAGTACACCAAGTTTCACGATCGCATACTGGCCCCGCTCAAGGGCTGCCGGAAGCTGATCTTTCTCGACTCGCCAGCCAAGCTGAACGACGTGATCGACCCGGAGCAGCAGAAGCTGCCCGGCGCGACCCTCTCGCTCGACGAAGATCTGAAGGTGTTCAACAACGCGCTCAAGCTGAGCCACAAGGACACGAAGGTGGCGATCAAGGTCGGGCCGACCGCGCTCCAGATTACGTCCGCCGAGAAGACGAAGGTGCTGGCCCACTCGGTGCTGCTGAACGACGTGTACTACGCGTCGGAAATCGAGGAGGTGTGCCTGGTGGACGACAACCAGTTCACGCTGTCGATCGCCAACGAAAGCTCGCAGCTCAGCTTCATCCACAACGACTGCGACAACATCGTGCAGGCGATAATACACATCCGCAACCGGTGGGAGCTGAGCCAGCCCGACTCGGTCACCGTGCATCAGAAGATCCGGCCGAAGGATGTGCCGGGCACGCTGCTCAACATGGCCCTGCTGAACCTGGGCTCGTCCGATCCGAACCTGCGCACGGCCGCGTACAACCAGCTGTGCGCCCTGACTGCGACCTTCGATCTGAAGATCGAGGGCCAGCTGCTCGAAACGCAGGGCCTCTGCATCCCGTCGAACAACACGATCTTCATCAAGTCGGTGAGCGAAACGTTGGCCACGAACGAGCCGCACCTGACGCTGGAGTTTCTCGAGGAGTGCATCCAGGGCTTTCAGCGCAGCACGATCGAGCTGAAGCATCTGTGTCTCGAGTACATGACGCCCTGGCTGGCGAATCTGGTACGGTTCTGCAAACCGTCCGACGAGGGCAAGCGGCAAAAGCAGGTTGCGCAGATCCTCGAGAAGCTGATCAATCTCACGATCGAGCAGAAGGAGATGTATCCCTCGATACAGGCCAAAATCTGGGGCTCGATCGGCCAGATACCGGAGCTGATCGATATGGTGCTGGACAACTTCATCCACAAGTCGGTCAGCTCCGGGCTCGGTTCGCCGCAGGTCGAGATAATGGCCGACACGGCGGTCGCGCTCGCCTCCGCCAACGTGCAGCTCGTGGCGAAGAAGGTGATCGGGCGGCTGTGCCGCGTGATGGACAAAACCTGCCACTCGCCGACGCAGTACCTCGAGCAGCACATGATGTGGGACGACATTGCGATACTCGCCCGCTATCTGCTGATGCTGTCGTTCAACAACTGTCTCGACGTGGCCCGCCATCTGCCGTACCTCTTCCACACGGTGACGTTTCTCGTGTGCACCGGCTCGCTGTCGATGCGCGCCTCGACCCACGGGCTCGTGATCAACATCATCCACTCGCTGTGTACCTGCACCAAGCCGTCCTTCTCGGAGGAAACCCAGCGCATGCTGCGCCTGTCGCTGGACGAGTTCTCCCTGCCCAAGTTCTATCTGCTGTTCGGCATCAGCAAGGTGAAGTCGGCCGCCGTCACGGCGTTCCGTTCCTCCTGCCGCCATCCGAACGACCGCTGGTTGGGCAACGAGCGTGTGTCGCAGGCACCGCCGGCCGATCGCGAGCGTCTGGCGCTCCCGTCGCTCGAGGTGATCACCGAGGCGCTGCTGGAAATCATGGAAGCCTGCATGCGCGACATTCCCGACTGCGACTGGCTGCAGACGTGGACGTCGCTAGCGAAAAGCTTCGCCTTCTGCTTCAATCCCGCCCTGCAGCCCCGGGCACTGATCGTGTTCGGCTGCATCTCGAAAAGCGTCACCGATCAGGACGTGAAGCAGCTGCTGCGCATCCTGGTGAAAGCGCTGGAATCGTTCAACGATATCATACTGCTCGAGGCGCTGGTAATGTGTCTGACCCGGCTGCAACCGCTGCTCCGGCCGGAATCGCCCATCCACCGGGCATTGTTTTGGGTGGCGGTAAGCGTCCTGCAGCTGGACGAATCGACCCTGTACGCGGCCGGTTTGGCACTGCTCGAGCAGAACCTGCACACGCTCAACTCGCAACAGCTGTTCGACAACCAGAACATTGCCGACGTGATGATGGCGACGCGGGAACCGCTCGAGTGGCACTTCAAGCAGCTCGACCATGCCGTCGGCCTGTCGTTCAAGTCGAACTTTCACTTTGCGCTGGTAGGGCATTTGCTGAAGGGCTTTCGGCACCCGACGCCAACCACCGTGTCGCGCACGTCCCGCGTACTGACGATGCTGCTCGGGATCGTTGCGAAACCGCACCGGCGGGACAAGTTCGAGGTAACGCCGGACAGTGTCGCCTATCTGACTG CGCTCGTTTGCTTCTCGGAGGAGGTACGCTCACGCTGCCACGTCAAACACACTGTACCGCGATGGCCCGTAGAGTCGGGCGGTTCGGGCGATTCGGCCAGTGGTAGCAGTAGTGATCCATCGGCACCAAACTCGGCCGGCGGTGGCCCACTAACGGGTGGATCGGGCCCGGGCGGCTCCAGCGGCTCCGGTGGCCATAGTGTGCGCCGTCAAAAGTCCTGGGATATGTTGGACCAGTCCGCTATCCAGTACGCACGCCAGTCGCACAAAgtacagcagcaccag GAACCGGTCGTTATCAGAGGAAAGTCGTGGAGAAGTCTCGATTCGGCGCACAATCCGCACCTGGGAATGATCAGTCATTCCTCTTTCGTTACTCACGGTATCAACACTACTaccaacaacatcaacaacatgaTCACCATGATCAACATGAACAGCAACACTTCAAACTCCATCACTCCAGGCATGCCTaacctcaacaacaacaacaacaacagctccaTCCTTACtaacatcatcagcagcaacaacaacaacaacactactAACACCATTTCCACGGCCGGTAGTTTCGCTAGTGCTGTCGCCACTAACGCTAACACCGTCGCTGGCCCGCTAGGCGTCGGTGCGTACCAAAGCCAGCGGAACGATTTTCGCAATCGCCGCTCCTCTTCCGAACCGGTCAACCATGGGCAGATGGTACTGATGAACCCGAACATTGCCAAACTGATCGCGCTCAATCAGGGCCACACGCCCACCTACGGCTAtggaggtggtggaggtgtTGGTGCCCACCAGCAGCCGAGCCAGGTCGCCATCGCTGCTGCAGTAACGGCTGCCGCGGCAGCCGCAGCAACGGCGGGTGCGGCCGCCGCTACTGGCACACAGCTACCACGGCCAACATCTCCACTGCCGCCGGCGGTTCCGACCGTACCGGTGACCACGGACGAAGAAGGCTCCGAGCAGGCGCGGGACGCGACAAAGCAAGGGACAAACAAGGACGAAAGCGAAAACTTTATCGTCGACTGCTTGCAAGACATATCATCGATCAAA attgcacGTATGCTGTTCAAAACCCACCGATCCTTCTCCGTTCCAACGACCAAAGAACGCCTGGGTAAATCAACGCGGATTGACAATCGTCAGAAG GAACGTGGCTCACGGTCGTCGGTGTCGAACGAGTCGAACGTGCTGCTCGATCCGGAAGTGCTGCCCGACTCCTCGACCCAGGCGCTGGTGCTGACCGTGCTGGCAACGCTCGTCAAGTACACGACGGACGAGGCAGAGACGCGCGTCCTCTACCAATACCTGGCGGAAGGATCGATCGTATTTCCGAAGGTTTTCCCGGTGAT TCACTCACTGCTAGATCAGAAGGTCAACAATGTCCTGTCGGTGTCGAACGATCAGATCGTGCTGGCATCGGTGCAGAGCATCATACAGAACATGCTGGCGAGCGAAGACGCTAGCCAGCAGCCGCTTCACTTCCTGCAGAGCTGCGGATTCGGAGGGCTGTGGCGCTTTGCCGGACCATTTACCAAG TACAACATGATGGTGGAGTCGTCCGAGCTGTTCGTCAACTTCCTGGAGGCGATGGTGGAAACGTGTCTGCCGGTGGAGGAAAGCACCCCGATGCCACCGTCCCCCCGGCCGTACAATCTCAGCTCCAGCCTGAGCAGCCTCACGCTCGGCTCGCCGACGGATAAAG CATTCTCATCAGAATCTCTAGATCACGATGGGTTCAGTGGCAGCGTTAGCTCGTTGCGGCGTGCCTCCTGCAGCAAGGCGCGGACCGGCTCGAAGCACCGCTTCATCGACAGTCCGACGCACAATATCTAG